One segment of Dromaius novaehollandiae isolate bDroNov1 chromosome Z, bDroNov1.hap1, whole genome shotgun sequence DNA contains the following:
- the TMEM271 gene encoding transmembrane protein 271, giving the protein MKWSVRGACAALSSCLLLACALSAAAVGLKCFSLGSELKGEPFRLGTAAGAFYSGLLLAAGLSLLAAALLCCRPPDEAPAAAAAAAAAAAGGGGGGEAAAAASAPSGPGEKAPPGGRQNFLLLGVLVFMLGVLSAFAGAVIDGDTVSLVERKYSHYCLLQPGGAARPRSGPAGPDGSVAALRCQKLRDYQRGLVLSTVFNALECLLGLLNLLLVKNYKASQQRGRRRRRRRGAAPAAAPAGGRRRRRRGGPGGRRAPRHSQGSLFSGGEPELAPGDCPFQAVSYINVGVFHVFDEAGVEVHCGGHPSVELPGYSPMDPELDASYPYCYPLPSEQPPAYEEIYPAEPCARGT; this is encoded by the coding sequence atGAAGTGGAGCGTGCGGGGAGCCTGCGCCGCGCTCTCCAGCTGCCTCCTGCTCGCCTGCGCCCTCAGCGCCGCCGCCGTGGGCCTCAAGTGCTTCTCGCTGGGCTCGGAGCTCAAGGGCGAGCCCTTCCGCCTGGGCACCGCCGCCGGCGCCTTCTACTCGGGGCTGCTGCTCGCCGCCGGCCTCTCGCTGCTCGCCGCCGCGCTGctctgctgccgcccgcccgacgaggcgcccgcggcggcggcggcggcggcggcggcggcggcgggcggcggcggcggcggggaggcggcggcggcggcgtccgcGCCGTCGGGGCCGGGGGAGAAGGCGCCGCCCGGGGGGCGGCAGAACTTCCTGCTGCTGGGGGTGCTGGTGTTCATGCTGGGCGTGCTGAGCGCCTTCGCCGGCGCCGTCATCGACGGCGACACCGTGTCGCTGGTGGAGAGGAAGTACTCGCActactgcctgctgcagcccggcggcgcggcccgcccgcggagcggccccgccggccccgacGGCTCCGTGGCGGCGCTGCGCTGCCAGAAGCTGCGCGACTACCAGCGCGGCCTGGTGCTCTCCACCGTCTTCAACGCGCTCGAGTGCCTCCTGGGGCTGCTCAACCTGCTGCTCGTCAAGAACTACAAGGCCTCGCagcagcgcgggcggcggcggcggcggcggcggggggcggccccggcggcggccccggcgggcgggcggcggcggcggcggcgcggaggcccCGGCGGGCGTCGGGCGCCGCGGCACAGCCAGGGCTCGCTCTTCTCCGGCGGCGAGCCCGAGCTGGCCCCGGGCGACTGCCCCTTCCAGGCCGTCTCCTACATCAACGTGGGCGTCTTCCACGTCTTCGACGAGGCCGGCGTGGAGGTGCACTGCGGCGGCCACCCCTCCGTCGAGCTGCCCGGCTACTCGCCCATGGACCCCGAGCTCGACGCCTCCTACCCGTACTGCTACCCGCTGCCCAGCGAGCAGCCGCCCGCCTACGAGGAGATCTACCCGGCGGAGCCCTGCGCCCGCGGCACCTAG